One stretch of Methanobacteriaceae archaeon DNA includes these proteins:
- a CDS encoding DUF2149 domain-containing protein, producing the protein MVRKHRRRMLSSQGEEDPTAGSANLVDAMLVLAVGFLIFLVMSWNMQNVVFSDMTPQERQETMEAMKKAVELNQGDELNNTPQTSSGSGQGYVEMGQVYKDPKTGKLIMVQGGG; encoded by the coding sequence ATGGTGCGAAAACACAGACGGCGAATGCTTTCTAGTCAAGGTGAAGAAGATCCCACAGCAGGATCCGCCAATCTGGTTGATGCCATGCTGGTACTGGCCGTTGGATTTTTGATCTTTTTGGTAATGTCTTGGAACATGCAGAATGTAGTTTTCTCTGACATGACTCCTCAAGAGCGTCAGGAAACCATGGAAGCAATGAAAAAAGCAGTAGAACTCAATCAAGGTGATGAGCTGAATAATACTCCTCAAACATCTTCTGGATCTGGCCAGGGATATGTGGAAATGGGCCAAGTATATAAAGATCCTAAAACAGGCAAACTCATTATGGTTCAAGGTGGTGGATGA
- a CDS encoding PfkB family carbohydrate kinase: protein MGEFLLLGPVSKDTIIRRNQKTHSVGGAVYYQSKVFNGLGLNYKAAVTLAVEDKDILNRFPDKNSILPIFKKDTVKFENNYYDENPNHRFQRSNAPRIPITKEDISNIFSKMGGKCNGILLGPLLPSDIPLETVLELSKKNIPIYLGFQGYLRQFDGCDISLEPLSEIKKLLNLVDILFLDEKEARVVGNPDDNLSEIARKLSLNGPQEVIITCGNRGSIIYSCEKRTAFKIMPYAPTKLNDPTGLGDTYMAAYISRKIMSNDPQDCGKFASMVATIKLESSNGFDKNWQYIEKRLKID from the coding sequence ATGGGAGAATTTCTACTTTTAGGCCCGGTTAGCAAGGATACTATCATCCGACGAAATCAAAAAACTCATTCTGTAGGGGGAGCAGTTTATTACCAATCAAAAGTCTTTAATGGCCTGGGATTGAATTATAAAGCTGCTGTTACTTTGGCAGTTGAAGATAAAGATATTTTGAACCGTTTTCCTGATAAAAACAGTATTTTACCTATCTTTAAAAAGGATACGGTAAAATTTGAGAATAATTACTATGATGAAAACCCTAATCATAGATTCCAGAGATCCAATGCTCCAAGAATTCCAATTACTAAGGAAGATATTTCCAATATATTTTCTAAAATGGGGGGCAAATGCAATGGGATTTTATTAGGCCCTCTTTTACCATCAGATATTCCATTGGAAACAGTTTTAGAATTAAGTAAAAAAAATATTCCCATATATTTGGGATTTCAGGGATATTTAAGACAATTTGATGGGTGTGACATATCCCTGGAACCTTTAAGTGAAATTAAAAAATTATTAAACCTGGTTGATATTCTATTTTTAGATGAAAAAGAGGCCCGAGTTGTGGGAAATCCAGATGACAACCTTTCTGAAATTGCTCGAAAATTATCACTAAATGGTCCTCAAGAAGTAATTATCACCTGTGGGAATAGAGGATCCATTATATATTCCTGTGAAAAAAGAACTGCGTTCAAAATAATGCCCTATGCTCCCACTAAATTGAATGATCCAACAGGTCTTGGTGATACCTACATGGCTGCTTACATTTCCCGGAAGATAATGAGTAATGACCCTCAAGATTGTGGAAAGTTCGCTTCCATGGTGGCCACCATAAAACTGGAAAGTTCAAATGGGTTTGATAAAAATTGGCAGTATATAGAAAAGAGATTGAAGATTGATTAA
- a CDS encoding HisA/HisF family protein — protein sequence MMEIIPVLDLMSGMAVSGKSGHRETYQPLKTVYSSYPDPVQIASSLKRQGAHQIYIADLDAIEKKGSNLELIRKINHILPVMMDWGVKDLKSFEFALEFADKIIVATETLKSLGELSKIFEKFPKDRIVVSVDIKNDQILAKEMDISLNDFKEFLIDLNPSQIILLDISQVGTFNGFNKNLIDEFSEFKDSLILGGGIIPSEIKSLNEKGLNKVLVGSALHKGDIPLKL from the coding sequence ATGATGGAAATTATACCTGTACTGGACTTAATGTCTGGAATGGCAGTCTCTGGAAAATCAGGCCATAGAGAAACTTATCAACCATTAAAAACGGTTTACTCTTCTTATCCAGATCCAGTGCAAATTGCAAGCAGCCTTAAAAGACAAGGGGCTCATCAAATTTACATTGCAGATTTAGATGCCATTGAAAAAAAAGGATCAAATCTGGAATTGATAAGAAAAATTAATCATATATTGCCGGTAATGATGGATTGGGGAGTTAAAGACTTAAAAAGCTTTGAATTTGCCCTTGAATTTGCTGATAAAATAATTGTGGCCACAGAAACCCTGAAAAGTCTGGGGGAACTTTCGAAAATATTTGAAAAATTTCCTAAAGATAGAATAGTGGTCAGTGTGGATATAAAAAATGACCAGATTCTGGCTAAAGAAATGGATATTTCTTTAAATGACTTTAAAGAATTTTTAATTGATTTAAATCCTTCTCAAATAATATTACTTGATATTTCTCAAGTGGGAACTTTTAATGGTTTTAATAAGAATTTGATTGATGAATTTTCAGAATTTAAAGATTCTTTAATTTTAGGTGGTGGAATTATACCCTCTGAGATTAAATCATTGAATGAAAAAGGACTAAATAAAGTATTGGTTGGATCAGCACTCCACAAAGGAGATATTCCTTTGAAACTGTAG
- a CDS encoding DUF2162 domain-containing protein — translation MDIVSLLWQMGVLSVLLVFGIKIGLAMGFAGLNKKTAALIIIGYGLGILAITTLASAYMSLVQGFFTQYASVITIIMAVVIMYAGFHTIREWKQNQKNTAKATCMAMVAPCPCCFGAVIAVIVMVSPLIGLSAATIGQYSALFLMILITIFYLSSGAIVKFVKKPYPVLLGNFMLFAGLYFMVSAIVLPNINSVLSSKMTPLDIPSITTLVLALLGSLGLLVLGIFLNKKRSTLN, via the coding sequence ATGGATATTGTGAGTTTATTATGGCAAATGGGAGTATTATCAGTATTACTGGTATTTGGAATAAAGATTGGTCTGGCTATGGGATTTGCAGGCCTTAATAAAAAGACGGCGGCATTAATTATTATCGGATATGGATTAGGAATACTAGCAATCACTACGCTGGCCAGTGCCTACATGTCATTGGTACAAGGCTTTTTTACGCAGTATGCGTCTGTTATCACCATAATTATGGCGGTTGTTATAATGTATGCTGGATTTCACACTATTCGTGAATGGAAACAGAATCAAAAGAATACTGCTAAAGCGACATGTATGGCTATGGTAGCACCATGCCCTTGCTGTTTTGGAGCAGTTATTGCGGTTATTGTAATGGTTTCTCCATTAATTGGTCTTTCTGCAGCCACTATTGGTCAATATTCTGCATTGTTTTTAATGATATTGATAACGATATTTTACTTAAGTTCAGGTGCAATTGTTAAATTTGTGAAAAAACCTTACCCTGTTCTTTTAGGAAATTTTATGCTATTTGCAGGCCTTTATTTTATGGTGTCTGCTATAGTACTCCCTAATATAAATTCAGTTTTAAGTTCAAAAATGACTCCTTTGGACATACCATCCATTACTACTTTGGTACTGGCTCTGTTAGGTTCATTAGGGTTATTGGTTCTTGGAATATTCTTAAATAAAAAAAGAAGTACTTTAAATTGA
- a CDS encoding MotA/TolQ/ExbB proton channel family protein, producing the protein MVAVPGSEMLGSILHVISLSLLIPVIVGLLAFMAYAIISFGGMISEYSSRIKTTPKEIEDIIKQISHPPTSEQIMAVVEKSGIPQGQKNILIDLANTQDMPDASREALARKLVENEEIKAMKGIEKTDIVTRLGPTLGLMGTLIPMGPGLAALGSGDINTLAQAIIIAFDTTVVGLAAGGIAYVVSKVRRRWYEEYISNLDTLVDSVLEVMKHGAKTQTANAF; encoded by the coding sequence ATGGTTGCAGTCCCTGGCAGTGAAATGTTAGGTAGTATTTTACATGTAATTTCTCTTAGTCTTTTAATACCAGTTATTGTAGGTCTTTTGGCTTTTATGGCTTATGCTATAATTTCTTTTGGTGGGATGATTTCAGAATATTCCAGCCGAATTAAGACTACTCCTAAAGAAATAGAAGATATTATTAAGCAGATTTCTCATCCACCTACTTCTGAACAGATTATGGCTGTAGTGGAGAAAAGTGGTATTCCACAAGGCCAAAAAAATATTTTAATTGATTTGGCTAATACACAAGATATGCCTGATGCTTCACGTGAGGCACTGGCCCGTAAACTGGTGGAAAATGAAGAAATAAAAGCAATGAAAGGAATAGAAAAAACAGATATTGTAACTCGTTTAGGACCTACTCTGGGATTAATGGGTACTTTAATTCCTATGGGTCCTGGACTCGCTGCATTGGGATCGGGTGATATAAATACTCTGGCCCAGGCTATTATTATAGCATTTGATACTACAGTAGTGGGTTTGGCTGCTGGAGGTATTGCTTATGTTGTTTCTAAAGTTCGAAGACGATGGTACGAAGAATACATATCTAACCTTGATACATTAGTGGATTCAGTTCTGGAGGTTATGAAACATGGTGCGAAAACACAGACGGCGAATGCTTTCTAG